The window CGTGATGGTGTCGGACTGGTTTTGTGGAGAATACTGTTGATGTTCTGTTGACATTCGGACGTACTGAGCCGCACGACTGGTGGGTGAAGGCGAATTGTCACTTTTCGGCGGCATCGGGTGATACGAAAGACCATTAACCTCTCCGACCCTATGCTTCGTTCATGAATATCAGCTACCGATTTCTGTCTGCGCGAGACAAACAATGGGAATAAGCCAGATCCGTAGCAAGAATTCACAGAGCACTCACTATCATGGACCCCGTACCCTCCGCTCCGGTGTCCGTCAAGGCTCTCCGCTGCGCTTCGACCGCTAGCGCGGCGCTTCGCGACCTTGACCGACATCTCCGCTCCGGGTGATGGCTAGATATGAGAAGCATGCGCTTCTCTATTCTCAAGAGAATCGGACCTTCAGAGTGATTCGGAGGGCGGTGTAACACTTTGAAAGGTTTTGGGAAGGGAGGCCCAGCGGCAAATAGATAGCTTCGGGTGGCGGCAAGGTTGGGCTCCTTTACGCTAGAATTGTGTCGTCTTTTGAAAGTTTCATTTCAATACGGCAGAACGAACCGTCCTCGTTGAGTTCTTGATCGGCTTGATCGGACGGTTATGTTAGCGGAAAAAGTCCACTTGGGCAGGAAGTCATACGCCTTGGCAACACAGAAAACAGGTCGAAACGTGAACCGCGAAGGACAGCGCTGGACGGAAGACCGCGCAGGGATGACCCTGCGCTTACCCATCGACCTCCGGGAAGCGGTCACCGAAGAGGCGCGGGTCGCCGGCGATCTTTCTAGGGTGGTTCTTTTCGCCCTCCGCAATGTCGACCGGAAGGACGTGACAATCACGCAGACTCGCAAAGCCGGACTTCCGTTATCCAAACCTCAGCTTTTGCATGTTGGAGCCGAGGCACGATCCGTGATCCGAGCTTGGGCCAAGGATGAGGGGGTGAGCGTGAACGCTATTATGGTTAGCGTTCTCGAAGAGTTTTTCCGGCGTCTGAGGAAAAGCAAGGTACTCCGCGAGGAGCTGAGACTGGAACTGAGGGCCAGACGCGGCTTTCTGCCGAGCTAGAAAATCGATTGATGTCCAATCGATTCGCCAAGAACGTTTTCCCCTGCAGAAGCGGCCGCATTCTCAATGTTTAGCTGGAAGCTTCCCTGGGCGTCGCGGAACAAGCCGCTATCCTCAGTATGAGTAGCGGAAGACGTCGGCACTAGCGGCGCCTGGAGCGAGGGAAAAGACTTCTTCCCTTCAATCACCCGAGGAAATGCCATTTTCGCAGACTCGGGGCTGGTGGATACCAGAACAGCTTTTTCTTTGATTTACGAAAAGGTGGCGTCTGGACTCTCGGCGCAAAGACTGTTGAACTTTTTGCCGTACCATTGTGTTTGGGATTGGCATGACGGAAAAACGGCGTTCTATGGACCCAGTACAGCAGAGTTTCTATGTCCTTCATTTCAAAGCAGCTTTCCATGAGAAGAAGGGCACAGCTTTCCAAGATTGGTTCGTGCAGATTGCGGGTCATGCCTATGGTCCTGACTTTGATGAGGTGCGCCCATACGGAAAACAAGGGGATCTGAAATGCGATGGTAGGCTTCTGAGCGCTAAAACTGTCTTTCAGAGCTATGCCCCCTACCTTATGAAGGACACGGAGCTCATTACCAAGATTGACGAGGACTTCCAGGGCGCGGTAGAGAACTGGAAAGGTTGGATTGAAAGTTGGATATTCGTTCACAACGATGCGCGCGGACTTCCGCCAGCGGTGACCATCCAGCTCGACGGATTGAGGAAGCAAAATCCAAAAGTCCACATTGAGGTCTGGTCAGAACCGGAATTGCTGAAATTAGCGCAGCGGATGGATCTGACTTCGCATCAACTGATGTTCGGGTATGCGCCCTCTCTCGCGGTTGTGGATCGATTGGTTTTGAACGACCTCGTTCCGATTATTGAGGCGCTTTCGCGTGCGAAACCAAGTGTTATGAATCCGCCGTTGACTCCGCCGAGTTTGCTGAAGCTGGAAAGA is drawn from Edaphobacter lichenicola and contains these coding sequences:
- a CDS encoding ABC-three component system protein, producing MDPVQQSFYVLHFKAAFHEKKGTAFQDWFVQIAGHAYGPDFDEVRPYGKQGDLKCDGRLLSAKTVFQSYAPYLMKDTELITKIDEDFQGAVENWKGWIESWIFVHNDARGLPPAVTIQLDGLRKQNPKVHIEVWSEPELLKLAQRMDLTSHQLMFGYAPSLAVVDRLVLNDLVPIIEALSRAKPSVMNPPLTPPSLLKLERNALSTDAAVLLQMGRRKSDLVQTFFLRGPRPDFGEQIAQAFRERYTILKGLGLPADSIFKSFQDYAGGNGDPQRQGAALAVITYFFDACDIFEDPGPMESGS